The proteins below come from a single bacterium genomic window:
- a CDS encoding O-antigen ligase family protein: protein MWQSSALDVPLAGFAVILLVSAAASPYRGVAIEVTTILVLSGVIYFGSFMWLLSRAAGARTALFYAWVLGALVAALAGLLYSASSYSQIGAHTWIHARAEIPRGVGPNGLGTTLLLGTILASGLAFRVRGWTLVGLSACASLTFVGLLATGSRASLAGLIIGTAYLVYRELRTRPVLMVSVLAGGAVALVLASAVTPQLHQRLRDTVTDVSGNRIRIWRTSLSMIRRHPVLGTGFGTFETEYERRKAPGMSPEPFAFNLALNIAVETGLVGFLGACWIGVAAVRAWWQQGRRAPPLADPMRSVIAALWVGLLVDQLADNTLFSVSTSAALWLMLALLVASPPRRYTVSGETSIP from the coding sequence GTGTGGCAGTCCTCCGCCCTCGACGTCCCCCTTGCGGGCTTCGCGGTGATCCTGCTTGTCTCCGCGGCCGCATCCCCGTACCGGGGTGTGGCCATCGAAGTCACCACGATACTCGTCCTTTCGGGCGTCATCTATTTTGGATCGTTCATGTGGCTGTTGAGCCGCGCCGCCGGGGCTCGGACCGCGCTCTTTTATGCGTGGGTGCTCGGGGCGCTCGTTGCGGCGCTTGCGGGGTTGCTATACTCTGCCTCGTCGTACTCTCAGATAGGAGCCCATACCTGGATCCATGCCCGGGCGGAAATCCCTCGGGGAGTCGGTCCCAACGGGTTGGGAACGACCCTGCTTCTCGGGACCATTCTCGCGTCGGGATTGGCGTTCCGTGTGCGCGGGTGGACGCTCGTTGGGTTGTCGGCATGCGCGTCCCTCACGTTCGTAGGGCTGCTCGCCACCGGATCGCGCGCCTCTCTGGCGGGCTTGATCATCGGGACGGCGTACCTCGTCTATCGCGAATTGCGGACCCGGCCGGTTTTGATGGTGTCGGTCCTCGCCGGGGGCGCCGTGGCATTGGTCTTGGCCTCCGCCGTGACTCCGCAGCTCCACCAACGGCTGCGGGACACCGTCACCGACGTCTCCGGCAACCGGATACGGATCTGGCGCACGTCACTCAGCATGATCCGAAGGCATCCCGTGCTGGGTACCGGTTTCGGCACCTTCGAAACGGAGTACGAGCGGCGCAAGGCCCCGGGCATGAGCCCGGAACCATTTGCGTTCAACCTGGCGCTCAACATCGCCGTCGAGACCGGCCTCGTGGGATTCCTCGGCGCCTGCTGGATCGGAGTGGCGGCGGTGCGTGCATGGTGGCAGCAGGGACGCCGCGCCCCACCGTTGGCCGATCCCATGCGATCGGTCATCGCGGCGCTGTGGGTCGGCCTTCTTGTTGACCAGCTGGCCGACAACACGCTGTTCTCGGTCAGCACGAGCGCGGCGCTCTGGCTGATGCTGGCGCTTCTGGTGGCCTCGCCGCCTCGCCGCTACACGGTTTCCGGCGAGACAAGCATCCCGTAG
- a CDS encoding NAD-dependent epimerase/dehydratase family protein encodes MQRVLVTGGAGFIGAHLVRALVRRGHAVRVLDDMSAGTAENLSRALDVPLPAVREALGTARARWVRLADGCEARIGDVRDTATAADAAGGVHAILHQAALRSVSRSLADPLRTHEVNMTGTLNVLEAARQAGVRRVVVASSSSVYGDTDLPKHEGQLPQPKSPYGAAKLAAEAYCQAYARAFGLSTIALRYFNVFGPWQDPSSEYAAVIPKFIRLAMQGEPLPVHGDGEQSRDFTYVENVVDANLAAMDADASAIALNIGTGTRCTLRALIEQIGHILGRSVECTYGPSRPGDVQHSEADITLAARTIGYVPRVDMAAGLRRTIESMQPAPTRM; translated from the coding sequence GTGCAACGTGTCCTGGTAACCGGCGGGGCCGGGTTCATAGGCGCGCACTTGGTTCGCGCGCTCGTCCGCCGGGGTCACGCCGTGCGCGTGCTCGACGACATGAGCGCGGGGACGGCCGAGAACCTGAGCCGGGCGCTCGACGTGCCGCTGCCGGCGGTACGGGAGGCGCTCGGCACGGCGCGCGCGCGCTGGGTCCGTCTGGCCGATGGATGCGAGGCACGGATCGGGGACGTTCGTGATACGGCGACGGCGGCGGACGCCGCCGGGGGCGTCCACGCGATTCTCCACCAGGCCGCCCTTCGATCGGTGTCCCGGTCGCTCGCCGATCCGCTGAGGACGCACGAGGTCAACATGACGGGGACGCTGAACGTCTTGGAAGCGGCGAGGCAGGCGGGGGTCCGGCGAGTGGTCGTGGCCTCATCGTCCTCCGTGTACGGCGACACGGATCTGCCCAAGCATGAGGGCCAGCTCCCCCAGCCCAAGTCGCCGTACGGGGCCGCGAAGCTGGCCGCGGAGGCATACTGTCAGGCCTATGCACGCGCGTTCGGCCTGTCGACGATCGCGCTACGCTACTTCAATGTCTTCGGTCCGTGGCAGGACCCGTCCTCGGAGTATGCCGCGGTGATCCCCAAGTTCATCCGGCTCGCCATGCAGGGGGAGCCCCTGCCGGTGCATGGAGACGGGGAGCAGTCGCGCGACTTCACGTACGTCGAAAACGTCGTCGACGCAAACCTGGCCGCGATGGACGCCGACGCATCCGCGATCGCGCTGAATATTGGAACAGGCACCCGATGCACGTTGCGGGCATTGATCGAGCAGATCGGGCACATCCTCGGGCGCAGCGTCGAGTGTACGTACGGGCCGTCCCGGCCCGGGGACGTTCAGCATTCGGAGGCGGACATCACGCTCGCGGCCAGGACGATCGGATACGTGCCTCGCGTGGACATGGCCGCCGGGCTGCGCCGCACGATCGAGTCCATGCAGCCGGCGCCGACGAGGATGTAG